From the genome of Nitrosopumilus sp., one region includes:
- a CDS encoding methyltransferase domain-containing protein — MNYDKEFWDKYSDENESRYNEEFAKFTRDLATSLRCTSILEIGCGTGIDLRLFSDAFEIHGVDLNDHALDIAKEKMPIADFKKGSITELPFEDSSMDFVFTHGLMNYLDDETLKKGISEIYRVSGKYIMNCEKFEKTEKQIDDNQKFRNMKNRWLDYKVRFVSDVEMHEDIEPDKPKFTLLKKL, encoded by the coding sequence ATGAATTATGATAAAGAATTTTGGGATAAATACTCAGATGAAAACGAATCAAGATACAATGAAGAGTTTGCAAAATTTACAAGAGACTTGGCCACATCCTTGAGATGTACTAGTATATTGGAGATCGGGTGCGGAACAGGAATCGATCTAAGACTATTTTCGGACGCATTTGAAATACATGGAGTCGATCTAAATGATCATGCGTTAGATATAGCAAAAGAAAAAATGCCAATTGCAGATTTTAAGAAAGGATCCATTACAGAACTTCCATTTGAAGACTCTTCAATGGATTTTGTATTTACGCATGGACTAATGAATTACCTTGACGATGAGACGTTAAAAAAAGGAATTTCTGAAATATACAGAGTTTCTGGAAAATATATCATGAATTGTGAAAAATTTGAAAAAACAGAAAAACAAATTGACGATAACCAAAAATTTCGCAACATGAAAAACAGATGGTTAGACTACAAGGTAAGATTCGTAAGCGATGTAGAAATGCATGAGGACATAGAACCAGACAAACCAAAGTTCACTTTACTAAAAAAACTGTGA
- a CDS encoding SRPBCC family protein: MTLVTKSIDIKTPVDSVFTYFARPEHVSDQIKNDAVGMTVVPMDIKEGMGVGTTFRIIGDFSGKRLEWDCETIEFIRNEKISAKQIEGPFKRWTIINEFKALGNNLTRVTMSVDYEMPFGPLGAILDKAKFAKSAEKGMETALYNVRGLLEGNGSIPVYITLDAYQKLLAEKKKMNDVPVSTALTAIIEKYNEIEAKAQN; the protein is encoded by the coding sequence TTGACTCTCGTAACAAAATCAATCGATATTAAAACACCTGTAGACAGTGTATTCACCTACTTTGCAAGACCAGAACATGTTTCTGACCAAATCAAAAATGATGCGGTAGGGATGACAGTGGTTCCAATGGATATCAAAGAAGGAATGGGTGTAGGTACAACATTTAGAATTATCGGTGACTTTAGCGGTAAACGCTTAGAGTGGGATTGTGAGACAATTGAGTTCATTAGAAATGAAAAAATTTCTGCAAAACAAATTGAAGGTCCATTCAAGAGATGGACAATCATCAACGAATTCAAGGCATTGGGTAATAATCTCACCAGAGTAACCATGTCCGTAGACTATGAAATGCCATTTGGTCCCCTGGGAGCAATTTTGGACAAGGCCAAGTTTGCAAAATCTGCTGAAAAAGGAATGGAAACTGCTCTATACAACGTTAGAGGACTACTTGAAGGCAATGGCTCAATTCCAGTGTATATCACACTAGATGCATACCAAAAACTTCTAGCCGAAAAGAAAAAAATGAATGATGTTCCAGTTTCGACTGCACTTACAGCAATTATTGAAAAGTACAACGAAATTGAAGCAAAAGCACAAAACTAA